The genomic window TATCCGATTCTGCTTACTCTCGACCCATTAATCGCGGCTATTGCCAGTGGCAACACCGTCGTATTAAAACCGGGGAGCTATTCGAAAAAGGTTAGTCTGATATTAGAAAAAATTTTCCAGGAGATTTTTCCTCCGGATTATGTGGCCGTCGTTTTGGGAGGCCGACAGGAAAATCAAACCTTATTGGATCAGAAATTTGAGTATATATTCTTCACCGGTTCTCCATCTGTCGGCCATTTAGTGCAAGAAAAGGCCAGTGTCCACCTGACACCGGTAACGTTGGAATTGGGTGGAAAATCACCTACGATTGTTGATGAAACCGCCGATATTGCCGTCAGTGCCCGAAGAATCGTTTTTGGAAAACTCTTAAATTGCGGTCAGACCTGCGTCGCTCCGGATTACTTTCTCGTTCAGCGCTCAATCAAAGACAAATTAGTCGCTGCCATCAATGAAGAAATTCGAAAACAATACGGTGATGACCCGCTTAAAAATCCGGCCTATGGAAAAATAATTAATGAAAAACACTTTGAACGGATATTTGGCTTAATCGATCAAACAAAAGTAGTATTCGGAGGAACAGCAAATCCAAATACCAATCAAATTTGTCCAACGGTCTTAGATAATGTCACCCTTGAAGACGCCGTAATGAAGGAGGAGATTTTCGGACCCATTTTCCCCATAATTACCTACGATAACGATGACGAACTTATGGCCATTATTAACAAGAATCCCACGCCCCTCGCTTTTTATATCTTTACCAAAAGAAAGTCTTTTGCCGATTACTTAATCGCCCATGTATCCTTTGGAGGCGGGTGTATCAATGATTGCATCGTACATCTTGCTTCTCCTTACATGCCGTTCGGCGGCGTTGGCAATTCCGGTATGGGAAGCTATCACGGAAGATGGGGATTTGAAACCTTTTCGCACTACAAGAGTATTCATCAAAAATTCTATCATCCCGATCTTAGCGTTCGTTATCAGCCTGGTAGCGACAGAAAGCTTTCCTTTTTAAAAAAGATTCTGAAGTAGTTTTCTTTTCTATGAGCGTTTCATTAGTCGCCGCTAATTAAGGTCGATATAATGATATTGCTAAAGAATAAGGAGATGAAGTATATGGACGATTTTAATAAATTTCTTAAAGGCCGGAGAACTATTTACGCCCTTGGAAAAGATATTTCCGTCAGCGAAAGCAAGATTGAAGAGGTTATTTCCCAAAGTGTTAAGTACGTTCCTTCGGCTTTTAATATGCAAAGTCAAAAAGTGGTTTTGCTTTTAAATGAAAGTCACAACCAAATGTGGGATATCGTTATGGAGACGCTAAGAAAGATTGTTCCGGAGGGAAGTTTTGCTAAAACGGAAGCAAAAATCAACACCTTTAAAGCCGCCTATGGAACCGTACTCTTTTTTAACGATGACGCGGTCACAAAGAAGTATGGCGATGACTTCCCACTATATCGCGAAAATTTCATACGGTGGTCGGAGCAGCAAAATGGCATGCTCCAATATGCTATTTGGGTGGGACTAAGCGATTTGAATCTCGGCGCAAGTTTACAGCATTATAATCCGTTGATTGACGATGAGGTCAAACGCGTGTTTAGCCTTCCATCTTCTTGGTCGTTGATTGCGCAGATGCCATTTGGAGAAAAACATGGCGAAGCCGATTCCGACAAGAGTTTTCTCCCCATCGAAGAACGCTTACTGATTAAACGGTAATTGTTTCATAACCAAAAAGAAAAGTTAGGAGCGTAACTCCTAACTTTTTTTATCGACTTATCAATTAACTATAGAAGATCGGCATAGCTCATCGGACTATAGTCCATATAAGCAACTTCATTGATGGTAATTGTTCCGCCAACGCCTGATCCGCCAAAGTGGAAATGCATGGCTCCGTACATAGCATCAATGTCGAATCCGGAAGCCAACATATCAATAACCACGATTGTTCCTTCCGTGCTTGGAACGACACTGGCAATTGGGCTGCCGGTTTGATCAACCAGGGCACTGCTCCAAATTGTTGCCCCTGCGAATTCAAGACGGAAACTTGCCAAGTCAGCAGTTCCATCGCCTACGATACTCAAAGTCAAGTACCGAGCCGGGTTGTCTAAATCACCGATGCCAAATCCGTAGGTATATCCATCAGCCGTATAGGTAATCGGATGCGAAGAAGCATCGATTATCCGCGTGAAGGTTGCTAACGGAAGTGCCTCCACCGCTTCAATTGTCACCACGCCATTATTATCGCCAAAATCGCCAAAGTGACCATGAAGATCCGGATCAGTCACCGAAAGTCCGCTCGCTACAAGATCAATAATAATCGTTCTTGATTCCGTAGTTAAGCCTACATCCGTAATGGGATTGCCGAAAGGATCGATTAAAGCACCGTCTTTTAACCAACTGGTCGCCCCATTATTGCCGATTCTGAAACTTGCTAAATCGACAGTCCCGTCACCCTTAAAGGTCAAGGCTAAATATGGGAATTGATCGCCGTTATATCCCAGATACTTATAGGTATAACTTCCGGAAGTAAAGTCAACGTCTCCTTCATCGCCAATTGATTCGGCTTTTGTTTCATCAAAAGGAGCAACTTTATTAGCGAAGAGAATTTCGTTAATAATCAGTTTTCCGGTTCCCGAATAATACATATCCAGAGTATCGGCAACTTCTAAGCCTGATTCTTGGAGGTTAATAATCATATAGACAAAACCGTTGGCATCGATGTAAGGATAGTCCGTAACATCAAGCGCAGGAGTTCTTAAACCAAATCCGCTATACCAATCATTTGCATAAACAGCATTTGATCCCGTACCCATAATTCTAAAGCCACTGAGATCAGCACCTTCCTCGCCTTTAAGAGCAATAACCATATATTGGTAATGTGCCCCATTGACGACGCTGCTGGCTTCCTTGGCCTGAATATATCCGGCACTTGGTAATGAAGTGGCATCAAAAGTCAAGACGCCATCTTTAACACTGACCATACTGCCGTTGTTGTAGGATAGCGAGTAATATAGGTTGGCGGCGATGATATCCGGATTGGTACTGCTGG from Bacilli bacterium includes these protein-coding regions:
- a CDS encoding aldehyde dehydrogenase translates to MEIADIVQKQKDFFATGITLSYSFRKQAIDKIEQSLHSHEADIIEALRLDLGKSPFESYLSEIGMVYDELHYVKKHLKKWMKKEKVKTTLANFRGRSWRIASPFGNVLIMSPWNYPILLTLDPLIAAIASGNTVVLKPGSYSKKVSLILEKIFQEIFPPDYVAVVLGGRQENQTLLDQKFEYIFFTGSPSVGHLVQEKASVHLTPVTLELGGKSPTIVDETADIAVSARRIVFGKLLNCGQTCVAPDYFLVQRSIKDKLVAAINEEIRKQYGDDPLKNPAYGKIINEKHFERIFGLIDQTKVVFGGTANPNTNQICPTVLDNVTLEDAVMKEEIFGPIFPIITYDNDDELMAIINKNPTPLAFYIFTKRKSFADYLIAHVSFGGGCINDCIVHLASPYMPFGGVGNSGMGSYHGRWGFETFSHYKSIHQKFYHPDLSVRYQPGSDRKLSFLKKILK
- a CDS encoding nitroreductase family protein, which gives rise to MDDFNKFLKGRRTIYALGKDISVSESKIEEVISQSVKYVPSAFNMQSQKVVLLLNESHNQMWDIVMETLRKIVPEGSFAKTEAKINTFKAAYGTVLFFNDDAVTKKYGDDFPLYRENFIRWSEQQNGMLQYAIWVGLSDLNLGASLQHYNPLIDDEVKRVFSLPSSWSLIAQMPFGEKHGEADSDKSFLPIEERLLIKR